The DNA region GCACCTGAACTTAATACTTCCGAGCACCTTTTGCGCTAAGTACGTACTATTATTGTGCCCCTTTAAAACTGAAGTGTGCAGAGATTAAGTATCTTGGACAGAACTAGAGCATAGCGAGGCCAGGCTTGAAACCGGGTGTGTCCAACTCTAGAGCCCTGGCTCTTTTTAAGTCCCTTTCCCGCCCCGCACCTCACGGCCTTCCACCCGCGCCAAGCCCAGGACTCCGCCCGCCCGGCCGCCCGCCCTCCCACCTACGTGTCTCCGTTCTCGTCCTGCGCGGTCAGCAGGTGGCGCTGTCCCGCCAGCAGCGCGCGCGCGTCTGCCGTGACGCCGTAGTCGAGCAGGGCTCGGGCGCTGCGCTGCGCCAGGCCGAACAGGCGCGCGTTGTATTCCCGGGCTGGGGGCGACAGGGGGTGTGGGCGTGGGCTAGGTCCCCACCCGCAGCGTCCCGACCGCCCGGATTCCCGAGGCCATACCTCGATGCAGCAGCTCCGGGGCCTGCTGTTCGCGCTGGAGGGTCCCGGCGGGGGAGCTCGGCTCTGCTGCTTCCTCCCCAGCATCCACGCTAGGCGCCTCGGAGGCCATCtgcgccccgcccccgcctcccgGGTAGCAGCCCATTGGGGCCGCACCGGACTGGTAGGGGCTGTAggccaaggaggaggagaaaaagccGAGGCTGCCACCTGTGGACACAGGCAGGACTGTGGGGAGGGGGCACCAGGAGGACTCTTCCAGATTTCTTCCCCCACAACTTTTCTCCCCTTTACCCCTCCCTCATCCATTCCCCTTCCTGCCACCAGCActcacctcctcctccagctcctccaTAACCCCCAGCCGGGCCCCCAGAGCCTCCACCCATGTGGGAGCCACCCCCAAAGGGCTGGGAGAAGGTGGGCAAGGCTTTCCTCCGCTTCCGCTGCACCTCCTCCTTGTCTGGGGGGAGAGGCAAATGAGATGTTAAAACCCCAACTCACGCCTTGCCTCAAGAGCCCTGTCCCATGTTTGGTAATGGCCTTTCCCCTGAAAGCCCTCAGGCTGGCTCCCAGTGTCACCTCTTCCTGGGACCTTCCCTACTGCTGATTTGACTCATGGGTCCCCTGATCTAGTGCTTGGGACCCTCCAGCCAagcccccaccctccagcccccgTGGGATCTTCAGCCCAGCTCCACCTTCCACCAGAGGATAATAGGTGAACTGTTTGGAGTCAGAGACATCCCCCCCACGCTTGCGTTTCAGTTGCAGGAACACAGTTACAGGACGCTCAATCTTCATCTTGTGATAGGGAGGTGTCCGGAACACAATGGCATACTATGGGGAAGGAGAACATAAGGTGTATTAAGGCCTTGGCCTAGTTTGGGCTCGGGCCCAGCCCTGGCCCTAGGGTACCTGTTTGTGAACATCTGTAGGAGAGAAGTCCCCAAAGGCCTGCCATCCATTCTCATCATCCTCGTAGAACCGAACCTCAATGTCATCTACAGGGGAAATTGAAGTTTGGCCACAGCTCCTAGTAGAATCTCCAGGGCCATTTGTCCTGAAGCTGTCCTGGTCCCCAAGCTTGATACCCAACATCCCTAGCTCCCAGCCTAGGCTCCAGCCTCACCTTTCTGCACCTTGTCACAAAGCAGATAAACCTCATCTCCACCCCGCACAGAGCCAGCTGTCTTGTCCATTCGAGAAATCTTCAGGTTTGAGGCTCCAGGGGACTCTATGGAGATGGGATATCAATTACTTGAGAGGATATAATAGCCATGGTCCCAATTATGGAGCCAGGGGCTTTGTATTATCTGAACAACCCCAAGAGGTACAGGAACTGCTAGTATCTTCATTTACTCAAGATGGAAGCCATACTCAGAGAGgggaaatgacttgctcaagatcactcaGCTCATACATGGTGAGGCCAAGTTCAAACCTAGGCCTATCTGACTCCACAGTTCAAGGTTGCCCTCCATGCTCCCTCTGGCGCCCAGGCCCCAGGTGATCAGGATACTCACTGCTGTCATGGATGGGCTGAGAGATAACTGGCTTCAGGGGCAGAGAGAAGGAGCCATCACTGGCTCGAAGGAAGGCAGAAAAACGCAGCCGCACAATGCTCAGATCCATCACCTTCTTTAGCTCCTTGGCCTCCTGCTCCAGCTCCCGACGCTCGGCCTCTGGGCAGCGGGCACACATGTGACCCCTggactcctcctccttctctactCCTTCCATGACCACCTCCCATGActccctccatctcctccatACCCGTAAGGCCCTGGGGCCTGGAGCGAAGCCGCTGTCTTTGAAGTTTTTGTATCATAATCTCCATCATGTTCTTCTTGGTCACATGCAGGACACCCAGGTTGTTAAATCTGggtaggggaggggaggagtcagAGGCCTTGCAGGCAGTTCTTTTCTCCTGAGGCACCCTCCCCACTGCCAGGGCTCAGCTCAGCCCTACTTCCTCTAGGAAGCTTTTCTAGTTTTCACTTGGGGCCTTGGGTTCTAGGGCCAACCAGGGTCTCTCCCCTTGGTCAGATGCTAAGCTCACAGAGGTGGGCTGGGGCCTAGAACTGGCAAGCAATGAGGGGGCACGCCAGTGGGGACCAGGGGTAGGGGGCACCTACTGGGCAGTCATGTCCTTGGGCCCCACAGACACTGCGCAGACCCCCAGCTCCGAGCATTGCTTGCCCACCAAACTGTGGGCGTGAGCACGAGGCGGGTCACTGTGTGTTACCAGGTCCACCTCGATCTTGGCCGGTCCCTCGTAGTTACAGATCTGTGAGGGGTGAGGGCTGTCAGTAATGCCCATGAACACTGTCCACTAGCCCACCCTCCAGCGCTATCCTGGCTCACCTTGACAGTGGGATAAGTCTTCCGACCCTTCTCGCTGGAGGCACCTGGCAGTCCTCCGTGGGAAGGGCCTTCACAGCCATATCGAAATCGGAAGCCTCGCTGAAGGTGCCAGGGCACAGTGACATTGTGACCAGGAGAGACACCACCACCCCCGTCCCCCCGAGCCAGCAGTGACCATAATGACTGGATGTGTGTATCCTGAATCACCACCACACCACTGTGATCAGCAGCAGCTACCCATCCCAACCCTAAGTTGGTCTGTGTCAGTTACCCTACCTGTGGCCACCCAGCTGCAACTACCCCACTCGCCCCCAAAGCTGAAGCCATCCCACACTATCCCTTCTACTCGCTCACCTGCTTAGGCTGTTCCACGATCACGAGGTAGGGGCCATCAGCTGGGGACAGAGGGGCCTTGCTGAGCCAGGATCTCTGAGCCCATTCCCAAGGCAGAGGGCACatgctcctcccttcccctccctccaagACAAGGGGAGGTCAGGGGACTTACTAACCTGTCTCTGGGGCTGGCTCCTTGGGCTCCACAGTGGACGGGTTGAATTTGAAATCATCATATTCAATGATGCCATCCAGACCCTGGTTTGGAGACAGACTGGGGTGGCAGCTGATTCTGAGCCACCCCCAGAACCCTCCACCTCTCAGCTCTGTAAGCCCTCAGGAATgactccctctcctccccaggcccATATGAAAGCTCCTACTGTAAGCAGTTTGTAGACAGACTGACTGACAGGCAGGGTGAGATAATCTGAGGACATTACAGGTGTCGGGGAGTAGATGGCACTCCGAAAGACGGGCAGACAAGCAGACAGGCACGGGGCGGGCAGACGGCCGGCTTTGGGGCCAGGCGGCGTGACTCACTGGGTCGTAGCAACTGTCCATGTCTCTGGGCTAGGCCCGGCTCTGTCCGGTGGCTTCGGCGGGTCCTGTTCCCCAGAGTTTCAGGCGCCCGCCTTAGGTGGGGAGGAGTGGCGGGGGTAGGGAGAGACAGATCAGGACAGGAGTTGGGGGAAGAGGGGGGCCCAAATTTGGGGGAGGGTCCGATCTCCTCCAGCTACCCGTCCGGGTGTGGCGGGCAAGATCCGGTGGAGGGCGAAATctggagctgggctgggctgggccggcCCGGGGAAGGGGCAGGAAAGTTAGAACAGCTTAGGAAAGTCCCGAAAATACCACGGGGAGGCGGGGCCGGAGGGGGCGGGCCTGGAAATGACGCCACTGGCCACGCCCCCGAGGCGGGAGGGGCGCGAGGTCTTCTCGCTGGCCTGCGGGCCCCCGCAGCATCTCTACAAGCTGAGGAGCGGCCAGACCCAAAGAAGGCCCCGCGGGGTTGGgggccacctcctccctccagaGCAGGCGTCAGGGACTGGAGGGTCTTTCAAGGCCGGGGGAGGCTACTAGTCCGGGGCCAGGCCCGCCTCccgtccccttcccctcccccgtcCTGGAGCAACCTCGGGATTTTCTACTCCGAGAGAGGCCACGGCTGATTCACCCCGGGGGGTTTTGGGGGGATATTCCTACTGTAAGAAGGCCTTCTCCCCGAAGGTCTGTAGGCGGGGGCTGTTCCCAGTCGGGGGCCCCGGGGTTCTGCCCCGAGAACCGGTCTCTGGGGCCACGGGAGGAAAGGTGTCTCCTCCTTGGGATGGGTTCCTCTATTCCCTCTCCTCGAAACATCTGTACAGCTGTTGATTCCCACACCGCACCTGCTTTGGGGGCCCACGCCCCCCCCCAGTCCCATAGCCGTGtgtaatacatgtatatgtctgcATCACAGGTTTACAAGTGTGTTTCggcccatgtgtttgtgtgtgcatggtgTGAACATGCGTGTACAGGTGAGCGTCCTTAAACTAATCAGTATGGACACATGTCTGAGCATGTATGTAAGGGCACAGGTGAACATATCTTTGAGTTTCTGCGTGAAGGATATGGGTCCAGGCACCTGTGCACGGGTGAGTGTGTtttgcgtgtgcatgtgtgtgcgagTCTGAGTGCACGGACGACCCTGTGCACCCGCCGGCATATGTGTAGATGTACGTACGGCCCGCGTCTTTGTACAGGGATATTGATGTGTATCCGCGTGTCTTGTTCGTGTGCGTTCTCTCTGGAGTGTGCAGATGCCACTCTTAAGCTCTGGGGCTCGGTCAGCTAagggccctcctcctgccctttcctgcGTCCCGCCACCCAGGGGTCTGAACCCAGCCACTCACCGCGGCGGCGGCTCCGGTTCCGGAATCTCTCCTTGCCCGACCCACCTCGGACGGGTCGCGGCACCTCTCTAACAACCAGGACTCCAGCCGGGAAAGCCCCTTTTCGGCCCCCGGGAGGGGGGAATTCCCGTGACGTTTCCGTGCGTCactctccatgcccttttttattGGCTGAAAGTTTAAGTCCCGGACTCGCGCAACCAATCAGGAGTGAGTCAGGCAGCCCCTTAGGGGAGAAATATTCGCGCAGCGCGGGAAGCAGGAGTGAGAATGACTCTCAGGCGCTGGCTCTGGCCTGGGGACAAGTCCGCTGCGGGATCCGCTGACCGAGTGCCATTCCCCAGTCGAAGGACCCGCTCCTGTCTCCTCACACACCCAGGCCTGTCCCAGCCGGCTGGCAGCCCCCGCTGCTGCTCGGCTTTATGGTGCGCCTAATGCTTGGCCACTTCTGAAGCCGGGGAACCCCAAGGGGAAGCTGGTTTGCCTCAGCCCTCTGGTCCCCCGCCCGGAGCGGGGCCCCGCTGCCGGGAAGACttaggggaagaggaaggaagttgATCTTGCAGTCGGTTCCAGAGTGCCATCTGGTGGCCCCTCTGGAGCCGCGAGGAGACTCTGTAATCTTCTCTTAATCAGTCTTCCCTGGAAGAGACGATCTGTACCTAAAACTTGTTCTATAAATGGCAGGTTAACAGCTGGCCAGACTTTCAGACCTGAACTCAGGTCTGCGCCGCGTAAGAGAAATGAGTTGTTTATTTGGGAGACTCAGGCCTTGCTCATCGATCACGGAGATTTGGAATATTAGAATGGAAAAGGCATCCAAAATTAATAGTTCAAACTTCCTCCGATGTAGGAAATTGCCTTTTATACAGTTTCCAATGTCCGCTTCGACCCTTCTAGTGGCAGCAAGGTCAGTACAGAATTTCACAAAGTACTGAACTCCGAGGCTGGACATTTCTGGTTGGTAGAACTTCTTTTTAGGAGGTGCCATGAGTAATCTCCATTCTTGGAGGCGTCCTCCCTTCTGCTCACCGAGGTAGAACACAGGCTGTTGTTTCAGATCTTTCCTGCAACTTGCCCCTGACCTTAATAATGGAATTACAGGCCTGCAGTAGCTCTGCATAAAGGGAGACTATTATGGCCCTTGATTTGGGCTATTTCCTGTCACTTCCCCCTCTTCATGTTGCCTGCAAATGgaatgtgccagatactgtgtaAGATACtttagtgtagggcttccctggtggcgcagtggttgagagtccgcctgctgatgcaggggacacgggttcgtgccctggtccgggaggatcccacatgccgcggagcggctgggcccgtgagccatggccgctgagcctgcgtgtctggagcctgtgctccgcaatgggaggggccacaacagtgagaggcctgcgtaccgaaaaaacaaacaaaaaacaaaaaaaagatattttatactttatttatacTAAATAAATTCTTATTCTTCCTCCCAGCAGCACTAGGAGGTAAATATTACCTTTACTGAtaaattaaggctcagagaggtgaagtaacaaCCAAATACACAGCTAGAAAGGGACAGAGTGAGAATCAAACCCAGTCTCTTAACTCTAGGACAAAGCTCTTTCCCCTAAATTTGTATAAAACAAAGCAGGCCTTTCCACCGCACTGTGGGACTCCAAATAATTTGTCAAAATCCAGGAATATTGTCTACTACCTTCCCCTGGTAAATCAGACCCAAAACcgttaaattaaaatggaatgaggTTAGATTGGTGTACTACAACTTAGTGAACCTGTGCTAGTTACCATTGATTACAACTGTCCTTTCAAAGTGCTCATAAACCAACAGCTGAAATTGGCATGAACACTTCTAGTCTCCAAAATTTCTCTAAAAGCAACCCTAGGGGTTGaactattcttttttattttgattgattgattgattgattgattggctgcattgggtcttccgttgctgtgcgcgggctttctctagttgcagcaagcgggggctactcttcgttgcggtgcaagggcttctcaatgcagtgatttctcttgttgtggagcacaggctctaggcacacaggcttcagtagttgtggcacatgggcttcagtagttgtggctcacgggttcaagagcacaggctcagtagttgtggcacacggacttagttgctccacggcatgtggggtcttcccggaccagggctcgaacccatgtcccctgcattggcaggcggattcctaaccactgcgccaccagggaagcccaaggggttGAGCTATTCTAATTCTAAGATTCTGAGCTgtaatttctttctatttatttatttatttgtttatttttggctgcattgggtcttcattgctgcatgcaggctttctctagttgcagcgagcggggctactcttcattgcagtgcgcaggcttctcattgcagtggcttctcttgtggagcatgggctctaggtgcacaggcttcagtagttgtggtgcatggacttagctgctccgcggtatgtgggatcttcccggaccagggcttgaacccatgtcccctgcactggcaggtggattcttaaccactgtgccaccaaggaagctgtAGTTTatctgaagatttaaaaaaagaaaaacctttatcatagaaagtttcaaacatatatagtggagaaaataGCATAATGAATCCCCATGTACTCGTCAGCTCCAACAATTCCCAGTGTTGTCCTGGAGATTTTAACTGACTCGAAGTTCATTGTTAGTTGCTATAGCCTCATCTATCTGGACTTAAGAAACctcttcattgtttgttttcactAATTTCCAACCTAATGATTATCTCTGTTTCTGTACCCAGGCCTAGCACTACTGCTGGCCCAGAAGAGAGGCACCATAGattcacttcattcattcaacaataaatAGGGAGGGCCTATTCTAGAAATCAGTGTCCCTATTTGAAGACAAAAATCAAATGGTTGTATAATATGTCAGTTGGTGATAAgtgctacagagaaaaataaagtagtaaGAGTATAGAGAGTGACAAGTGTTTTCTGTGTAGCAGTCAGGGAAGTCTCCTCTGATGAGGTAACATTTGAACAGTGACTTGAAAGAAGTGAGGGGGTGTTATGTGGATATCTGAGGGAAGAGCATGCCAGGTGGAGGCACCAGTAGTGTAAAGGTCTGATACAAATGCGTTTGGTGTATTTGAGGACCAGCAAGGAGTTTAGTTAGGTA from Mesoplodon densirostris isolate mMesDen1 chromosome 1, mMesDen1 primary haplotype, whole genome shotgun sequence includes:
- the NFKB2 gene encoding nuclear factor NF-kappa-B p100 subunit, which gives rise to MDSCYDPGLDGIIEYDDFKFNPSTVEPKEPAPETADGPYLVIVEQPKQRGFRFRYGCEGPSHGGLPGASSEKGRKTYPTVKICNYEGPAKIEVDLVTHSDPPRAHAHSLVGKQCSELGVCAVSVGPKDMTAQFNNLGVLHVTKKNMMEIMIQKLQRQRLRSRPQGLTEAERRELEQEAKELKKVMDLSIVRLRFSAFLRASDGSFSLPLKPVISQPIHDSKSPGASNLKISRMDKTAGSVRGGDEVYLLCDKVQKDDIEVRFYEDDENGWQAFGDFSPTDVHKQYAIVFRTPPYHKMKIERPVTVFLQLKRKRGGDVSDSKQFTYYPLVEDKEEVQRKRRKALPTFSQPFGGGSHMGGGSGGPAGGYGGAGGGGGSLGFFSSSLAYSPYQSGAAPMGCYPGGGGGAQMASEAPSVDAGEEAAEPSSPAGTLQREQQAPELLHRAREYNARLFGLAQRSARALLDYGVTADARALLAGQRHLLTAQDENGDTPLHLAIIHGQTSVIEQIAHVIYHAPHLGVVNLTNHLHQTPLHLAVITGQTSVVSFLLQVGADPALLDRHGDSAVHLALRARASAPDLLRTLLRSGVPSMPQLLHVPDFEGLYPVHLAVRARSPECLDLLVDHGAEVEAAERQGGRTALHLATEMEELGLVTHLVTKLRANVNARTFAGNTPLHLAAGLGSPTLTRLLLKAGADIHAENEEPLCPLPSPPTSGSDSDSEGPERDTRGSFRGHTPLDLTRSSKVKTLLLNAAQDTMAPPLTPPSPAGPEMPLEDTVLQNLEHLLDGPGAQGSWAELAERLGLRSLVDTYRKTASPSGSLLRSYKLAGGDLAGLLDALSDMGLEEGVRLLRGPETREKLPSTEVKEDSAYGSQSVEQEAEKLGPPPEPPGGLCHGHPQPQVH